A window from Thiovulum sp. ES encodes these proteins:
- a CDS encoding DNA-binding regulatory protein, YebC/PmpR family (PFAM: Domain of unknown function DUF28~TIGRFAM: DNA-binding regulatory protein, YebC/PmpR family), producing the protein MAGHSKWANIKRRKGAVDAKRGVLFTKLVKDIVTAAKQGGGDPDMNPSLRLAVQKAKDNSMPHDNIQRAIDKATGNLKGVVYEDIIYEGYGPHGVAILMEVMTDNRNRTVGNIRATLSKNGGNLGESGSVGWMFEKRGILVVEKSKFDDEVVEIAMESGAEEILDEMDDVIVVEIEPSLLNELLSNIEKIDVKILESKIEMVASNEIDLDDEKQESLEFLIEKLEDDDDIQNIYTNLK; encoded by the coding sequence ATGGCAGGACACAGTAAGTGGGCAAATATTAAGCGAAGAAAAGGGGCAGTTGATGCAAAAAGAGGAGTCCTTTTCACTAAATTAGTAAAAGATATTGTTACGGCAGCAAAACAGGGTGGTGGCGATCCAGATATGAATCCGAGTTTAAGACTTGCGGTACAAAAAGCAAAAGACAACTCTATGCCACATGACAATATTCAGAGAGCAATTGACAAAGCAACAGGAAATTTAAAAGGTGTTGTTTATGAAGATATTATTTACGAGGGATATGGACCACATGGTGTCGCAATCCTTATGGAAGTTATGACGGACAATAGAAACCGAACAGTTGGAAATATTCGAGCGACTCTCTCTAAAAATGGTGGAAATCTTGGTGAAAGTGGTTCAGTTGGTTGGATGTTTGAAAAACGAGGAATTCTTGTTGTTGAAAAAAGTAAATTTGACGATGAGGTCGTTGAAATTGCTATGGAGAGTGGAGCTGAAGAAATTTTAGATGAAATGGATGATGTCATTGTTGTTGAAATTGAGCCGTCTCTTTTAAATGAATTGCTTTCAAATATTGAAAAAATTGATGTCAAAATTCTTGAATCTAAAATTGAAATGGTCGCATCAAATGAAATCGATTTGGATGATGAAAAGCAAGAAAGTTTAGAATTTTTAATTGAAAAGTTAGAAGACGATGACGATATTCAGAATATCTACACTAACCTAAAATAG
- a CDS encoding MgtE intracellular N domain-containing protein (PFAM: MgtE intracellular N domain), whose protein sequence is MRILAILSISATLLLAENSGGDLLQCNQIFEQKKSQLEKEIRKELEVEDTSTLFECNKIFEQRKGELVLELDRIKSEEESLSTLKEETNILLQKKRLKVEKWEKEVEEKLSETKEREAHIEKLTEENKKLLEEIEKLKMDKVSTTYSKMKAKSAAKIIAEMPSKDALKIILNIKPKTLANIFAKMKPQKASELTRLLAQSENAKEEN, encoded by the coding sequence TTGAGAATTTTGGCAATTTTATCAATTTCGGCAACTCTGCTACTTGCTGAAAACTCTGGGGGAGATCTCTTACAATGTAATCAAATTTTTGAGCAAAAAAAGTCTCAGCTTGAAAAAGAGATACGAAAAGAGCTAGAAGTTGAAGACACAAGCACACTTTTTGAATGTAATAAGATTTTTGAGCAGAGAAAAGGCGAATTAGTTCTTGAGCTTGACCGAATTAAGAGTGAAGAGGAGAGTCTTAGCACTTTAAAAGAAGAGACAAATATTTTGTTACAGAAAAAGCGGTTAAAAGTTGAAAAATGGGAAAAAGAGGTTGAAGAGAAATTATCCGAAACCAAAGAGCGAGAAGCACATATCGAGAAATTGACAGAAGAGAACAAAAAACTTCTTGAAGAGATTGAGAAATTAAAAATGGACAAGGTTTCAACAACTTATTCAAAAATGAAAGCAAAATCGGCAGCAAAAATTATTGCGGAGATGCCTTCAAAAGATGCCCTAAAAATTATTCTCAACATCAAACCAAAAACACTTGCAAACATTTTTGCAAAAATGAAGCCACAAAAAGCTTCTGAATTAACAAGATTACTCGCACAGAGTGAAAATGCAAAAGAGGAAAATTAG